The Enterobacter asburiae genomic sequence CCAATCCCGTGGATCAACACCTGGCTGGTGTCCGATAACGTGCAGGTTGCGCCGCAGGAAGTGGAAGTGAGCTCTTATCTGGTCGGTCAGATTGATTCTGAAGTCAACACCGACGACCTGAGCAACTTCCAGCTCTGATGTCACGCGTCACGTTAAGTCTTTCCGGCACTGAGGTGCTGTGTCGGGAGGAGCACCCTTCTCTGCTGGTGGCGCTTGAGGCGCATCAGGTAGAAGTAGAGTACCAGTGTCGTTCCGGCTACTGCGGCTCCTGCCGCTGCCGTCTGGTCGCCGGCCAGGTGGACTGGCTGACCGAGCCGCTGGCCTTTATCAACGAAGGGGAAATTTTGCCCTGCTGCTGCCGGGCAAAAGGCGATATTGAGATCGAAATGTGATGTTGTCCGTATCCCCTCTCCCGGTGGGAGAGGGTTAAGGTGAGGGCATCAAGCCGCAGAGCCTGAATGTCGGGTGGCGGCTTCGCCTTACCCGACCTGCCAAACCTACTTCCGGTGAATGAATTCGACCGCTTTATCCGGGAAATCCGTAAACAGTCCGTCCACGCCCGCCTGGTTATACAACACCTCATAAAGCTGATTCACGTCCGTGGCATACGGCGGCAGCTGGTCTGCACGCACGGTATACGGATGCACCTGCATCTTGCTGGCGTGCGCCTCTTTCACCATCGCCGTCAGCTTCACGTGGCCCGGCGCTGAGCCTTCCGCCACCAGCATGTGGTAATCCGGCCCGATGCCATCGGCGTACTGCGCAATCTGCTTCATCGCGCCCGGCTTAAACATCCAGTCGTAGCTGTAGTTCACCCACTTGCCGTTCGGCTGCTTCTCCTGGGTTTCATTCCAGTCGGTATAGGCAATCAGCTGCACCAGATTGAGGTTCATGCCCATCTTCGGCTCCAGCTCGGTTTTGATGCGCTTCAGCTCGGCGGCGTCAAAACACTGCAGGTAGACTTTATCCTTCTTGCTGGTGTAGCCGTACTGTTTCAGCACCTCCAGCGCCTTCGCGGCAATGTCTTTCCCTTCCTGATGGTGGAACCACGGCGCTTTGATCTCCGGGTAGATGCCGATATTTTTACCGGTTGAGTGGTTCAGCCCCTGAACAAACTCAATCTCTTCCTGGAAGGTATGGATCCGGAAGTCAGATTTGCCCATCGGGAAACGTCCCGGATAGACCTGCACCTTCTTGCCGTTTTCAATCTCGAAGCCCTCGGTAAACTTCAGGGAACGGATCTCCGCCAGGGTGAAATCAATGGCGTAGTAGCGGCCATCTTTTCGCGCGCGGTCCGGGTATCGCTCCGCCACATCCGTCACGCGGTCCAGATAGTGGTCATGCAGGACGACCAGCTGGTCGTCCTTCGTCATCACCAGATCCTGCTCCAGATAATCCGCGCCCTGGGCATAGGCCATCGCTTTCGCAGGTAGCGTATGCTCCGGCAGATAGCCGCTGGCGCCGCGGTGGGCGATAACGATTTTATCCGCCGCCAGCGCGGAACCTGTCATCAGGCCCGCCAGCAGCAGGCCGGTTGTTACGTAAGATAATTTCATCGCAATGCTCCTTATTGACGACGAGCCTGCACTTCCGCGTGGTGGCGTTTCTCACCGATCATCACAACAATCAGCAGCAGTACCGCCAGCACGCTGCCGCCGATCATCACCATAAAGCCGCCGTCCCAGCCGAAGAAATCAACGGTGTAGCCCACTATGGCGCTCGCCGCGACCGAACCGCCCAGATAGCCGAACAGACCGGTAAAGCCTGCCGCCGTGCCTGCCGCTTTTTTCGGTGCCAGCTCCAGCGCGTGCAGACCGATCAGCATTACCGGACCATAAATCAGGAAGCCAATGACGATCATGCAGGCCATGTCTACTGATGGGTTGCCCGGCGGGTTGAGCCAGTACACGACAGTCGCGATAGTGACCAGGGTCATAAAGAACACGCCCGTCGCGCCGCGGTTACCTTTAAACACCTTGTCCGACATCCAGCCGCAAAGCAGCGTGCCCGGGATCCCGGCATATTCATACAGGAAATAGGCCCACGAGGATTTATCCAGCGCGAAGTGCTTCACCTCTTTCAGGTAGGTCGGGGACCAGTCCAGAATGCCGTAGCGCAGCAGATAAACGAACACGTTCGCTACCGCGATGTACCACAGCAGCTTGTTCGGCAGGACGTACTTCATGAAGATCTGTTTTGCGGTCAGCTCTTCTTCGTGCTCTTTGCTGTAATCATCCGGATAGTCGTTTTTGTACTCTTCAATCGGCGGCAGGCCGCAGGACTGCGGCGTATCGCGCATCAGCGCGAAGGCGATAATCGCCACGACGATGGCGCCAAAGGCAGGCATATACAGCGCAGCGTGCCAGTCATTGAACCAGGCCATCCCCAGCAGGAAGAGCAGCGGCGGAATACCGCCCCCCACGTTATGCGCGCAGTTCCACACCGACACGATGCCGCCGCGCTCCTTCTGCGACCACCAGTGCACCATGGTGCGTCCGCACGGCGGCCACCCCATCCCCTGGAACCAGCCGCAGAGGAACAGCAGGACGAACATAATCGCAATACTGGACGTCGCCCACGGCACAAAGCCCATGAACAGCATGACCGCGGCCGCCAGGATCAGGCCGGCGGGCAGGAACACGCGCGGATTCGAGCGATCCGATACGGAACCCATGATGAATTTGGAAAAACCGTAGGCGATTGAGATCCCCGACAGCGCGAACCCCAGATCGCCGCGGGAGAAGCCCTGCTCCACCAGATACGGCATGGCGAGCGCAAAGTTTTTACGTACAAGGTAGTACGCCGCGTACCCGAAGAAGATCCCCAGGAAAATTTGCCAGCGCAGACGGCGGTATAGCGGATCAATTTCTGCCTCTGGCAGACGCGCCCGATGCGGCGCAGGTTTGAAGATACTGAGCATAACAGCCTCCGTGGCCTTGAATTGAATGAGCAGGTGGCTCGCACCTGAATTCCAGAGGCGGGGATGTTAAGAAATCACGGTGATTGTTACTGTGAATCAACGCACAAATTGTTACAGAAATATGACAGAATGCGCAAAAAAGCGCATGAAATCACGTTTCACTTTCGAATTTCGCGCGTTTATGTTCGAAATCAAACAAACCACACTATTGATATGGCTAAATGATAAAAAACGAACATAGAGGGTAAACAATGACCATTCACGATCCTCGCTACAGCGATGTGATAATCATTGGCGGTGGCGCAACCGGCGCCGGGATCGCACGCGACTGCGCCCTTCGCGGCTTAAGCGTCACGCTGCTGGAGCGCCACGATATTGCCACGGGCGCTACCGGGCGTAACCACGGCCTGCTGCACAGCGGCGCGCGGTACGCGGTGACCGACGGTGAATCCGCGCGCGAATGTATTGCTGAAAACCAGATCCTCAAGCGTATCGCCCGCCACTGCATTGAGCCAACCGACGGCCTCTTTATTACTCTTCCCGAAGATGACCTCGCCTTTCAGGACACCTTTATTACCGCCTGCACTGCGGCGGGCATTCAGGCGGAGGCAATGGACCCGGCGCTGGCGCGGCGGCTGGAACCGTCTGTTAACCCGGCGCTTATCGGCGCGGTGAAAGTGCCTGACGGCACCGTTGACCCCTTCCGCCTGACCGCCGCCAATATGCTGGACGCCCGCGAGCATGGCGCGCGCATCCTGACCGGGCACGAAGTGACCGGGCTTATCCGCGAGGGGAATCGCATCTGCGGCGTGCGGATCCTCGATACGCAATATAACGAACACAGCGAGCTGTATGCCGCCGTGGTGGTCAACGCGGCGGGGATCTGGGGGCAGCGCATCGCGGAATACGCGGATCTGTCGGTGCGCATGTTCCCGGCAAAAGGCTCGCTGCTGATCCTCGACCACCGCATCAATAACCACGTGATCAACCGCTGCCGCAAACCGTCCGACGCCGATATCCTCGTCCCGGGCGACACCATTTCGTTAATCGGTACCACCTCAAACCACGTGGACTACAGCGAGATTGACTACAACCGCGTGACCGCCGAAGAGGTCGACATCCTGCTGCGCGAAGGGGAAAAACTCGCGCCGGTGATGGCCCAGACGCGTATTCTGCGCGCCTACGCGGGCGTGCGTCCGCTGGTCGCCAGCGATAACGATCCGAGCGGGCGTAACGTCAGCCGGGGCATCGTGCTGCTCGATCACGCCGAGCGCGACGGCATGGACGGGTTTATCACCATCACCGGCGGCAAGCTGATGACCTACCGCCTGATGGCCGAGTGGGCGACCGATGCCGTCTGCCGCAAGCTGGGCAATACCGAACGGTGCGTGACGGCAGAGCAAGCCCTGCCCGGCTCGCGGCAGTCCACCGAAAAAACGCTGCAAAAAATTATCTCCCTGCCCGCGCCGCTGCGCGGGTCCGCGATTTACCGCCACGGCGACAGAACGCCGCAGTGGCTCGGTGAAGGACGCCTGAGCCGCAGCCTGGTGTGCGAGTGCGAAGCCGTCACCGCCGGTGAGGTGCAGTACGCGGTGGAGAGCCTGACGGTCACAAGCCTGCTCGATCTTCGCCGACGCACCCGCGTGGGAATGGGGACCTGTCAGGGCGAGCTGTGCGCCTGTCGTGCCGCCGGGCTGCTGCAGCGTTTTCACACCACTACCGCCACCCAGTCGCTCGATCAGCTCAGCGCGTTTTTAAACGAGCGCTGGAAAGGCATTCAGCCTGTCGCCTGGGGCGATGCCCTGCGCGAAAGCGAATTTACCCGCTGGGTCTACCAGGGGCTTTGCGGTCTTGAGAAGGAGCAACGCGATGAAATTTGATACCGTCATCGTCGGCGGCGGGCTGGCAGGCCTGCTCTGCGGCATCAAGCTCTCGAAGCAGGGGCTGCGCTGCGCCATTATCACCCGGGGCCAGAGCGCCCTGCACTTCTCGTCGGGCTCGCTGGATCTGGTGGACGAAGCGTACCGCGATAAGCTGCCGCCGGAGCACCCGTATCACCTGATTGGCGCCCAGCATATTGACCGCTTTGCGCTGGAAACCGAAGCGCTGCTGGCGGACTGCGGCGCGCGTCTGAAGGGAAGCGCCCGGCTCAATCACCAGCGCGTCACGCCGCTCGGCACCCTGCGCTCTGCCTGGCTCAGCCCGGAGGAGGTACCCGTTGCACCCTTCAATGCCGCGCGCGTGCGGGTCGTGGGTATTAGCGGTTTTCTGGATTTTCAGCCCCATCTCGCGGCGGCGTCGCTCTGTCGCCAGGGCGTTAACGCCGAAACGGCAGAGATAGAGCTGCCTGAGCTTGATGTCCTGCGCGATAACCCGAGCGAGTTTCGCGCGGTGAATATCGCCCGTTTTCTGGATAACGAGGACAAATGGCAGCTGCTGTATGACGCGCTCAGGCCGCTCAGCGACGGCTGCGACGCCCTGCTGATGCCCGCCTGCTTTGGTTTACGCGACAACCGGCTCTGGCGCTGGCTCTCGGATCGGCTGCCCTGCTCGCTCGGCCTGCTGCCCACGCTGCCCCCTTCCGTGCCCGGCATTCGCCTGCATACCCAGCTCCAGCGCCAGTTTGTCACGCAGGGCGGCGTGTGGATGGCGGGCGATGAGGTGAAAAAAATCACCCTGACCGACGGCGCGGTGAGCGAGATCTGGACGCGCAACCACGACGATATTCCGCTTCGTGCCCGCTATACGGTGCTGGCAAGCGGCAGCTTCTTCAGCAACGGGCTGCTGAGCAGCCGGGAGGGCATCCGGGAAGCCATTATGGGGCTGGATGTTCGCCAGCGTGCCTCCCGCGCGGACTGGTATCAAAGTGATTTCTTCTCGCCGCAGCCATGGCAGCAGTTCGGCGTGATTGTCGATAGCCAGCTGCATCCGCAACTTTCCGGTAAGCCCGTCAGTAATCTCTTTGCCATCGGCTCGCTGCTGGGCGGGTACGATCCCATTGCTCAGGGATGCGGTGGCGGGGTCTGCGCCGTCACGGCGCTGTATGTGGCAGAGCAGATTAGCCAGCGCACGGAGGCTGAACAATGAACGACACCCGTTTTGAAAGCTGCATTAAATGCACGGTGTGCACCACCGTCTGCCCGGTCAGCGGCGTGAACCCACGCTATCCTGGCCCGAAACAGGCCGGGCCGGACGGCGAGCGTCTGCGTCTGAAAGACGGCAAGCTGTACGACGAGGCGCTGAAATACTGCATCAACTGCAAACGCTGCGAAGTCGCCTGCCCGTCGGATGTTAAAATCGGCGATATCATCCAGCGCGCCCGGGCGCGCTACAGCACGCAAAAGCCGACGCTGCGGGACGCGATCCTGAGCCATACCGATCTGATGGGCAGCGTCTCGACGCCGTTTGCCCCGCTGGTGAATGCCGCAACCTCGCTCAAGCCGGTGCGCCAGCTGCTGGATGCCACGCTGAAGATAGACCATCACCGCAGCCTGCCGAAATATTCTCACGGCACCTTCCGCAGCTGGTACAAGTCCGTCGCGGCGGAACAGGCGCAGTACGCCGACCAGGTGGCCTTCTTCCACGGCTGCTATGTGAATTACAACCATCCGCAGCTGGGTAAAGACCTGCTGAAAGTGCTGAACGCCATGGGAACGGGCGTTCAGCTACTGAACAAAGAGAAGTGCTGCGGCGTACCGCTGATCGCCAACGGGTTTACCGATAAAGCGCGCAGGCAGGCTCAGAGCAATGTCACCTCCCTGCGCGAAGCGATTGTCGATAAAGGCATTCCGGTACTGGCGACCTCGTCCACCTGTACCTTCACCCTGCGCGACGAGTACCCGCATCTGCTGGACGTGGATAACGCCGGCCTGCGCGAGCACATCGAGCTGGCGACGCGCTTCCTGTGGCGCAAGCTGGACGGCGGACAGACGCTGCCGCTGAAGACATTACCGCTGAAAGTGGTGTATCACACGCCGTGTCATATGGAGAAGATGGGCTGGTCGCTCTATACGCTTGAGCTGCTGCGATTAATTCCAGGCCTGGAGCTGACGGTGCTGGATTCGCGCTGCTGCGGGATTGCGGGGACCTACGGCTTTAAGCGTGAAAACTACGAAACGTCACAGGCGATTGGCGCCCCGCTGTTCCGTCAGATTGAAGAGAGCGGCGCGGATATCGTGGTAACGGACTGCGAAACCTGCAAGTGGCAGATTGAGATGTCCACCAGCAAGCGCTGCGAACATCCAATCACCCTGCTGGCGAAGGCGCTGGGCTAAACAGTGCCGGGGCGAAAGGCCCCGGCACAGGTTTTACTCGATGAACAGCGACTCGACAACGTTAATCCAGCCGTGCTCGCTGGCAACCTCTTTGCCATTCAGCCAGCGGCGCAGCATGTTCAGCGCCATCATGGCGCAAACCTCCTGACGCACCGCCAGGCTGTGGCGGGTGATGCTCATTTTTACCCGCAGGGCCCAGGTGCCTTCCGGCGTCGCCAGCGCGAAGTTAAGGTATTCCTCGTCCAGCCCCCCGACGAACAGCGCCAGACCGGCAAAATGCTTCACCCTTCTCTCTGAAGCCCAGCGGGCGGTCTGCGCCAGCGTCTCCTGCTGGAACGGCACCACTTCGCTGGCCAGCAGCGGCGCGTTGACGCGCGACAGCTGCAGCGCCAGCAGGCCACCGGTGAACTGCTCGCTTAAGGTCACGCTCAGCTGACGCGACTGCAGATGCGTCGCAATCTGCGCGGGCAGCCCTTCCGTCCCTTCAAAGATCAGGCTTTCGCCCGCTACGCGCTGCACCTCGGGCCACAGGGCCAGCATCGCCTCTTTCTGCTCGGCCGGGCCTGTCAGCTTGAGTTCAATGATCGGCATGGAGGAGCGGTAGCCCATGGAGACGCCCGGCGGCAGCGGGAGAGGGTCAAGGCTCTGGGCCAGATCGCTTTCCGAGCGGCCAAAGGTGGTCAGACGCAGGCACAGCGGCGGTTCAGGCAGGGTAAAACGATCGCGAAGGCGCGGCAGGATCTGCTGCTCGACCATCACTTTAAATTCTGAGGGCACGCCCGGCGTGAAGAACATCAGGCAGCGGTTCAGCTGCATGGCAAACCCGCACGCGGTACCCACCGGGTTATCGACCAGCTCGGCGCTGGCGGGAATTTCAGCCTGTTTGCGGTTGCTGGGGGCCATGACGCGGCCACGTTCGGAGAAAAAGCGCTCCATCTGCGAAAGCCACGCTTCGTGCAGCACCAGCCCTTCGCCTTTTGCGGTGGCGGCGGCCAGCGCGCTGAGATCGTCACCGGTGGGGCCGAGCCCGCCGTTCACAATCAGCACGTCGCACTGTTCGCTGCGCTCGCGCAGAATAGCGACCAGCGACTCAAGATTGTCGCCCACGGTATTGCGGCGCGTTAACGGTAATCCTTGCTCAAAGAAAAGATCGGCAAGCCAGGCAGCATTGGTATCGATAATTTGTCCATGCAGCACTTCGTCGCCGGTGGATAACATCTCCACGTTAATCATTATGTTCTCCCGCTTATTTGGTCAAAACACTATAGCGCAAACGCGGGGTGGAGAAGAGAGAAACTGGCGCGACAGAACGCCGCGCCGGAGTGATTAGAAGCCTGCGCTGACGCCCACGTACGGGCCGTCGGCCAGCGCGTTGTCGCGGTTGCCGTCTTTACCGGCCAGGTTCAGATAGCGATAGCCCGCTTCGATGGTAATCGGACGCATGATGGTCCAGCGCGCGCCGGCGTTGGCCTCTTCATAGCTCTCGATACCGCTTGAGAGGGAATCCGGCGAATAGTAGTACTCACCAAACAGGCCGAAGCTGTCGCCAATTTTCCACTGCAGGCCGCCGCCCACTGCCGCCGCGTACCCTTCGTCACCGTCATTTGGGTTGGTATAGATACCTTTACCGCCGACGGTTGCCAGGAACGGGCCAAGAGGAACGTTCAGACCCAGGCCGAGGCTCGCCGCGTCGCCGTCGTCATCGTTATGCGTCCAGCCGCCGGTCATCGCCAGACCGGATGTCTCGGTACCCATGCCAAAGCCCAGGTGGGTATAATCCTGACCCGCCGAGCCGTTAATGCTGATGGCGTTAGCCGCCGCAGATACAACCATCAGGCCGAAGCCCACTAATGCCACTTTTTTCATTGTCGTGATCCCACACAATTATTATAAAGAAGTCCCAAAACCGCGAGATTTTAACCGGAGTCTCCCGGGGATCAAGCACTCTGCGTGCGGCAGGTCAGTAGATTGTAATTATTTGAAACGGCTATTATCCCTTCAGCGAGGCGTTCACCCATTGCTGCAACGCGCGGCGCGAGACTTTAATGCCGCCATTTTTGAGTTCGGTCGGCAACAGCAGCCAGCGGACGGGTTGCTCAAAACGCGCCACCTTATCCCTGACCCAGTCAGGTAAACAGCTGATATCCGTTCCCGGCTCGCACTCCACCACCGCCACCGGACGCTGTCCAAACTCGGCGTCGTCCAGCGGGACGATAAACACCTGGTTAATCTGCGGATGGCGGGCGATAACGCGCTCAAGGCTCTCCGGCTGGATCCCTTCTCCGCCGCTAAAAAAGAGGTTGTCCATGCGGCCCAGGATCGTCAGGCGACCGTCATGCCATTCACCGCGATCGCGGGTGGCGAACCATCCCTGCGCGTTGGTCAGCGGAACTAGTTCGCCGTCCCGCCAGTAGCCTGAGGCCATACTCTCTGCCCGGATCCAGACTTCACCGTCAACCACCTGCACCTCTCTGCCCGGCAGCGCATAGCCTACGTCCGGCTCGCCGTCCGCCGCTTTCGCGCAGACGGTAGAGGCAAACTCGGTCAGGCCGTAGCCGCAGAAGGTGTGAATCCCCTGCTCGCGCGCCTGCTGCGTCAATTCAACAGGGATGGCGGCCCCGCCCAGCAGCACCGCTTTCAGTGCGACAGGCTGGTGGGTATTAAGCAGGCGCCAGAGCTGGGTCGGCACCAGCGAGGCGTGGGTACAGCCGCGCAGCGCCTGCGCCAGCGGCTGTTTCTCGCGCACGGTTAACCGCGCGCCGGCCTGCAGCCAGCGCCATAAAATCCCCTGCCCGGAAACGTGAAACAGCGGCAGCGAAAGCAGCCAGTCGTCATCTTCGCCGTAGGGCATCAGCGCCAGCACGCCGCGCGCGCTGGCGAGATGGGCGTCGCAGGTATGCACCGCCGCTTTCGGCAGCCCGGTGGAGCCGGAGGTTAGCGTCATCGACGCCAGCCGCGCCGGCTGCCACGCAACGCAATATTCCCCCGCATGCTCGCGCATGCTCAGACCAGGAAGACCGTCAAAGGTACCGTCCAGCACCAGCGCAAAGCGCAGCGTCATCTGCGGAAGCAACACGTCCAGCAGCGGGCGAGGCAGCTGCGGATTAACGGGAAGAATACGCGCCCCGCACTGGAGCAGCGCGAGCCACGCCAGCAGGGTTTGCGGGTAATTATGGGCCAGCAGCAGCACGCCGTTGCCCTCCTCCACGCCCTGCAGGTGAAACTCTGCCGCAAGGCGGTCGACGCGGGCGCACAGCTGTTGCCAGCTGAGCACCTCGTCGTTCAGCCTCAGGGCCGGTTTATCAGCAAACTGCGCGCGCCAGTGCCGCCACGGCCAGTCGGTAAAACTCATAACAACGGCTCCAGCGCCGTGACGTCGAGGCACGGCAGCGCGCTGTCCGGCCACGTGCGGATAAGCTGGGCCTGCATCAGGTTCAGCGTGTCGAGGCCGGGGATCGTATCCGGCGTTAACCAGGCGGCAATGCGCGCCAGCTGGGTCAGCCCAAGGCTGGACTCAATCGACGAGCTGATGACAGCCGTCAGCCCCGAGGCGTGCGCTGCCGCGACCTGCTCGCGCACCTTCGCCAGGCTGCCGGTCAGCGTCGGTTTAATCACCACCGCGCTGACGCCGGGCTCGGCGATAAATTCAAAATCGTCCTCTCGCAGGCTTTCATCCCAGGCGATGGCTATCCCCGTTTCGCGGGCAAACGCGCGCGAATCGTCGCGGGTTTTGCAGGGTTCTTCGAGAAAGGCAATGCGGCTGCGGTACGCCGGGTTGACGTACTTTGCAAACTGCTGCGCCTTGAGCGGCGTCCAGGCGCGGTTAGCGTCCAGACGCAGATGAAGGTCGGGGATCGCCTCCAGCAGAAGGTTAGCGACCATTCCGTCGCGCACCGCTTCGTAGAGACCGACTTTAATTTTCGCCACTTTCTCGCCCGGCATGGCGGAGAGCAGCGCGAACAGCTCGTCAGGATCGCCCGTGCAGAGCGGTGCCGCGCGGTAGTTAGCCTCTTCAGGCAGGCTACTGTCCAGCTCCGCCAGCGCGCAGCTGATGCCAAAAGCTGCAGAAGGCACGTCCGGCAACGCCGGATCCGCGCCCTCACGCCACGCGTCAGCCCACGCCAGCAATGCTAACTGCGCGTCATCCAGCGACTCCAGGCTAAAGCCCGGCAGAGGCGAAATCTCGCCCCAGCCTTCCCGCTCGTCCTGCTGCAGATGCACGAATAAGCCGTCACGGTTTTTTAACCGCCGTTCACGCAGCACCACGCCCGCGTCCATCGGTATCTGCCAGCGGTAAACCTGCGCGCGACGCATTACGGATTCCGTTTGTATTTGCTGAAGTCCGGCTGGCGTTTTTCGTTAAACGCGTTGCGCCCTTCCTGACCCTCTTCGGTCATGTAGAACAGCATGGTGGCGTTGCCCGCCAGCTCCTGCAGACCCGCCTGACCGTCGCAGTCGGCGTTGAGAGCGGCCTTCAGGCAGCGCAGCGCCATCGGGCTGTTTTGCAGCATTTCGCGGCACCAGCGAACGGTCTCTTTTTCGAGATCGGCAATCGGTACCACGGTATTCACCAGGCCCATATCCAGCGCTTCCTGAGCGTTGTACTGACGGCACAGGAACCAGATTTCGCGGGCTTTTTTCTGCCCGACGATGCGTGCCATATACGAGGCGCCCCAGCCGCCGTCGAAGGAGCCTACTTTCGGACCGGTCTGGCCGAAGATGGCGTTCTCGGCGGCAATGGTCAGATCGCACATCATGTGCAGCACGTGACCGCCGCCGATGGAGTAGCCCGCCACCATCGCCACCACCGGTTTTGGACAGGTGCGGATCTGACGCTGGAAATCGAGGACGTTCAGGTGGTGGGTACCCGCATCGTCCTGGTATCCGCCGTAGTCGCCGCGCACTTTCTGATCGCCGCCGGAGCAGAACGCTTTATCGCCTTCGCCGGTCAGGACAATCACGCCGATGTTGTCGTCGTAGCGCGCATCCGCCAGGGCCTGAATCATCTCTTTCACGGTCAGCGGACGGAAGGCGTTACGCACCTGCGGACGGTTGATGGTGATTTTGGCAATGCCGTCGGCGGATTTGTGGTAACGAATGTCGGTGTAGCCTTCGGAGCAGTCCTGCCATTCAACCGGGGCGTAAAGCATGTTTTCATCAGGATAGATCATAGAGTGTCCTTTATTCGATAACGCAGTATCTGAGCCAGACTCGCGATAACCGCATCGGGGTTTTCCCGGTGGGCGTTGTGTCCGGCATTGGGAATGGCATGGCGAACGGCGTTCACTTCCGCGGCAAGGGCCGCGAACTTCTCATCCCGTTCGCCATAGAGATAGTCAAAAGAGAAATCGCGTGCGCTAAGCGCGGCACGCAAATCCGGCTGCACGGCCAGCGAGGTCGCCTCGAGCATCATAGCCAGCGTCTCGCCGTTGTTCTGGCTGCGCAGGGTAATCAGCGCCTCGCGATGGGCGTCCGTAAGGGAGGCGAACACGGGCTGTTGGTACCAGTCAGCGAACACTTTATCCAGCGGTTCGGTGCGAAAACGCGTTGCCCAGCGGCGGTCAGACGCCAGCCGCGCATTTCGCGCATCGGCATCCTGCAGGCCCGGATGTCCACCTTCAACAATCATCCCGAGCAGCCCCTTCGGCTGCTGGGAGGCATGAAACATCGCAATGCGGCCGCCGAGGGAGTACCCGATGAGCCAGAATTTAAGTATGTTGTAACTAAGAAGGGTTCGGGTGAGCAACGCGCTCATCTCGTCAAACCCCGTCACGCCCAGATTTCGGGATCCACCGTGACCCGGCAAATCCAGATACAGCCGGGGATAATCGCTGAGCCCTTCACCGACCCTCTGCCACTCGCGGCGGTCGCCTGAAAAACCGTGCAAAAAGACCAGCCAGGGATAGCCTGGTTTGCCAGCCTGCTGCACGCCAGAGAGGATCACAGGTGGCTCACCTGCGCCAGCAGGCTTTGCAGGGCCTGCGCACCGTCAGCCTCGTTCACCACCAGCTCAATCAGCGTTGCGCCCGGCTGTTTCCAGGCGCTGCTTAACGCCGCGTCCAGCTGTTCCCAGCTTTCCGGGCGATGGTATTTCAGGCTAAACATCGCCGCGGCGTGTTCGAACTGCACGTTCTGCGGCATCAGATAGAAGCGCTCGCGCTCGCTCTGGGGCGTTGGCAACAGGGAGAAAATCTGCCCGCCGTTGTTGTTGACCACAATCAGCACAAACGGGGCTGACGCCTGACGCAGCAGCGCCAGCGCGTTGAGATCGTAGAGCGCGGAGAGATCGCCCACGATCGCCAGCGTCGATTTCGCGCTGGCGCGCTGCACGCCCGCCGCCGTGGAGATCAGCCCGTCGATGCCGCTGGCA encodes the following:
- the glpC gene encoding anaerobic glycerol-3-phosphate dehydrogenase subunit GlpC, producing MNDTRFESCIKCTVCTTVCPVSGVNPRYPGPKQAGPDGERLRLKDGKLYDEALKYCINCKRCEVACPSDVKIGDIIQRARARYSTQKPTLRDAILSHTDLMGSVSTPFAPLVNAATSLKPVRQLLDATLKIDHHRSLPKYSHGTFRSWYKSVAAEQAQYADQVAFFHGCYVNYNHPQLGKDLLKVLNAMGTGVQLLNKEKCCGVPLIANGFTDKARRQAQSNVTSLREAIVDKGIPVLATSSTCTFTLRDEYPHLLDVDNAGLREHIELATRFLWRKLDGGQTLPLKTLPLKVVYHTPCHMEKMGWSLYTLELLRLIPGLELTVLDSRCCGIAGTYGFKRENYETSQAIGAPLFRQIEESGADIVVTDCETCKWQIEMSTSKRCEHPITLLAKALG
- a CDS encoding nicotinamide mononucleotide deamidase-related protein YfaY, whose amino-acid sequence is MINVEMLSTGDEVLHGQIIDTNAAWLADLFFEQGLPLTRRNTVGDNLESLVAILRERSEQCDVLIVNGGLGPTGDDLSALAAATAKGEGLVLHEAWLSQMERFFSERGRVMAPSNRKQAEIPASAELVDNPVGTACGFAMQLNRCLMFFTPGVPSEFKVMVEQQILPRLRDRFTLPEPPLCLRLTTFGRSESDLAQSLDPLPLPPGVSMGYRSSMPIIELKLTGPAEQKEAMLALWPEVQRVAGESLIFEGTEGLPAQIATHLQSRQLSVTLSEQFTGGLLALQLSRVNAPLLASEVVPFQQETLAQTARWASERRVKHFAGLALFVGGLDEEYLNFALATPEGTWALRVKMSITRHSLAVRQEVCAMMALNMLRRWLNGKEVASEHGWINVVESLFIE
- a CDS encoding YfaZ family outer membrane protein: MKKVALVGFGLMVVSAAANAISINGSAGQDYTHLGFGMGTETSGLAMTGGWTHNDDDGDAASLGLGLNVPLGPFLATVGGKGIYTNPNDGDEGYAAAVGGGLQWKIGDSFGLFGEYYYSPDSLSSGIESYEEANAGARWTIMRPITIEAGYRYLNLAGKDGNRDNALADGPYVGVSAGF
- the menE gene encoding o-succinylbenzoate--CoA ligase, yielding MSFTDWPWRHWRAQFADKPALRLNDEVLSWQQLCARVDRLAAEFHLQGVEEGNGVLLLAHNYPQTLLAWLALLQCGARILPVNPQLPRPLLDVLLPQMTLRFALVLDGTFDGLPGLSMREHAGEYCVAWQPARLASMTLTSGSTGLPKAAVHTCDAHLASARGVLALMPYGEDDDWLLSLPLFHVSGQGILWRWLQAGARLTVREKQPLAQALRGCTHASLVPTQLWRLLNTHQPVALKAVLLGGAAIPVELTQQAREQGIHTFCGYGLTEFASTVCAKAADGEPDVGYALPGREVQVVDGEVWIRAESMASGYWRDGELVPLTNAQGWFATRDRGEWHDGRLTILGRMDNLFFSGGEGIQPESLERVIARHPQINQVFIVPLDDAEFGQRPVAVVECEPGTDISCLPDWVRDKVARFEQPVRWLLLPTELKNGGIKVSRRALQQWVNASLKG
- the menC gene encoding o-succinylbenzoate synthase; this encodes MRRAQVYRWQIPMDAGVVLRERRLKNRDGLFVHLQQDEREGWGEISPLPGFSLESLDDAQLALLAWADAWREGADPALPDVPSAAFGISCALAELDSSLPEEANYRAAPLCTGDPDELFALLSAMPGEKVAKIKVGLYEAVRDGMVANLLLEAIPDLHLRLDANRAWTPLKAQQFAKYVNPAYRSRIAFLEEPCKTRDDSRAFARETGIAIAWDESLREDDFEFIAEPGVSAVVIKPTLTGSLAKVREQVAAAHASGLTAVISSSIESSLGLTQLARIAAWLTPDTIPGLDTLNLMQAQLIRTWPDSALPCLDVTALEPLL
- the menB gene encoding 1,4-dihydroxy-2-naphthoyl-CoA synthase; translated protein: MIYPDENMLYAPVEWQDCSEGYTDIRYHKSADGIAKITINRPQVRNAFRPLTVKEMIQALADARYDDNIGVIVLTGEGDKAFCSGGDQKVRGDYGGYQDDAGTHHLNVLDFQRQIRTCPKPVVAMVAGYSIGGGHVLHMMCDLTIAAENAIFGQTGPKVGSFDGGWGASYMARIVGQKKAREIWFLCRQYNAQEALDMGLVNTVVPIADLEKETVRWCREMLQNSPMALRCLKAALNADCDGQAGLQELAGNATMLFYMTEEGQEGRNAFNEKRQPDFSKYKRNP